In Fervidobacterium sp., the genomic stretch CTGAAATATTTAAGAGACCTAACAGAAATAAAAGGTGTTTCCGGATACGAGGAAGAGGTTAGAGAATATATAAAAGAGCGTATAAAAGAAAAAGTTGATGAAATACACGTAGACAGAATGGGAAATCTAATAGCCCTGAAAAAAGGCAAAGGAAGAGGTAAGAAAATCCTTCTTGATGCCCATATGGATGAGGTTGGATTTATGGTAACTAATATAAACGAAGATGGAACATTATCTTTTGCACCAGTTGGGGGGGTAGATGCAAGAGTAGTGATAGGCAAGAAAGTACAAGTAGGTAAAGAAATCGTAGGTATCATAGGTTACAAGGCTGTTCACATTCAAAAAGATGGTTTGATGAATACACCAAAATACTCAGAATTAAAAATCGATATTGGTGCGAAGTCAAAACAGGAGGCAGAAAGAATAGTAAAAATAGGTGATATGGTGGCATTTACAACGCAGTACGAAGAAACAGAAGATTTCATAATCGCAAAAGCGCTTGACGACCGATGTGGATGTAGCATACTCATGGATATAATAGAACAAGATATCCAGCCACAGGACGATATTTACTTTGCATTTACCGTTCAAGAAGAAACAGGGCTAAGAGGCCCAGCGATAATTGCTGAACAATTAAGTGTGGACATAGCTATTGCAGTGGAAACAACAACAAGTGGGGATGATCCAGAACTTGAAAAACAATTGTGGTCAACACATCTTGGTGATGGTCCAGCGATAACATTTATGCACAGTGGTTATGTTGTTCATCAGCAAATATTTGAAAAACTTGTAGAAATTGCCAAGGAAAAAGACATACCATTTCAATACAAAATGAGGACAGTGGGAGGTACAAACGCAAGAAGATACGCACTTACAGGTATTGCCTCGGGAGTGATATCAGTACCAGCAAGATACATCCACAGTCCCTTGTCGATGATAAATAGAAAAGATTATGAAAATACGATAAAATTGATTACGAATTTGGTAACGGAATTGTGATTAAGTAACTTTTAAACTAACACCAAAATCAATTATTTGCTATAGAAAA encodes the following:
- a CDS encoding M42 family metallopeptidase is translated as MLKYLRDLTEIKGVSGYEEEVREYIKERIKEKVDEIHVDRMGNLIALKKGKGRGKKILLDAHMDEVGFMVTNINEDGTLSFAPVGGVDARVVIGKKVQVGKEIVGIIGYKAVHIQKDGLMNTPKYSELKIDIGAKSKQEAERIVKIGDMVAFTTQYEETEDFIIAKALDDRCGCSILMDIIEQDIQPQDDIYFAFTVQEETGLRGPAIIAEQLSVDIAIAVETTTSGDDPELEKQLWSTHLGDGPAITFMHSGYVVHQQIFEKLVEIAKEKDIPFQYKMRTVGGTNARRYALTGIASGVISVPARYIHSPLSMINRKDYENTIKLITNLVTEL